From the genome of Planctomycetaceae bacterium:
TATATCTTAATACAAGATTTTTAATTTTAAGTTCTTTGGGATTGGGATGTATTTCAAATAAAGCATTTATAGCATTAATTGGCATCGGCTTAAATTTTTCAAAGGTTGTATATCCATCTGATTGATTGATGGTCATTATTCCAGGGCCTATTTGAATTAAAGGCCATGAATTTTCTGCAACACGAAAACGGTGTTTAACAACTGAACCAGTAATCTCGTCTGGTATTGAAGATGCCGGTAAAGCTTCATGAAATGGATAATCTTTTTTTATCTTTTGATAAAAACTTCCGAGAAGCAATTGATAATAAGGATCGGGATTCTGTTCTGATGTTTTCTCCATTGCCCATCTTACTTCGACCAAAGCTTCTACAATGGGAGGATTCGGTAACTGTACTTCTGCCATTTAATATCCTTTGTTTAAATAGGAATAATGCATTATAACATAACAAAAGAAAAAAGCAATCCCTCAATGCAAGAGTAATTGTAGCCTGAAAAAGGGGAAAAACAATAAAATTGTAAAAATGAAGATTTGAGATTTAAAATTTGCGATGCGAAATATTGGGGCGGCAGAAGAAAACTATCGAGGATGCCCCCCCCCCCCCCCCGCAGGCAAGGAGTCTAAATTGGTATGGTCGGCAAGCTATAGATTT
Proteins encoded in this window:
- a CDS encoding TIGR04255 family protein; its protein translation is MAEVQLPNPPIVEALVEVRWAMEKTSEQNPDPYYQLLLGSFYQKIKKDYPFHEALPASSIPDEITGSVVKHRFRVAENSWPLIQIGPGIMTINQSDGYTTFEKFKPMPINAINALFEIHPNPKELKIKNLVLRYIDAVKVDCSQVNILDFISDSMHTPVKLPNFIIQDENFEKKPTGLKWQTSLRCHQPAGMATLAFSTGTREGKPALIWEQILKSENDDIDEMPQKFETWIDSAHNVVHKWFQNIIEGDLRTEFSRNG